One part of the Melitaea cinxia chromosome 8, ilMelCinx1.1, whole genome shotgun sequence genome encodes these proteins:
- the LOC123655534 gene encoding ATP-binding cassette sub-family G member 1: MAPGVKEDQCLELSNNNVLHLLPRTTVCLEFNNITCSIKTFCITKCRLETKNILKGVSGCFKPGQLTAIMGPSGAGKTTLLNILAGYSTKGAKGEITVNGVSTCASQSNGRGGARFIRQDDDLRMHLTVYESMSLAAALKLADFKPQERKEKVFEVLALLGLSGTSRTLCRDLSGGQKRRLAVALELLSDPSLLFLDEPTTGLDSSSSTSLIALLNGLARGGRTLITTIHQPSALVFDKIDSIYCLTSGNTLYSGPRKHLLSSLDHAGLQCPPYHNPADFLMEVASGEYEIDLNKAAKSMLEYKPESTSSEWDDNVPVISTFSNTLSMDTEMKDKQLRSNSKYHKNYSYKQSGYLKQTWILLYRNYLITTRNYSLFLYRVAAHVVIALIFGYLYSGVGSEASSVLGNYVYLYGSMLLVVYTGKMSVTLSFPLEMDILKGEYFNRWYSLGPYIFSVLAVELPFQMISCVSYVILSYWLTDNPLEPTRATLFLATIVATSLCAQAWGYFIGSTTPTKIAVFVGPVLACLFSVFGFCLSLRDTPYSFRWLHHISYFRAGFHIAVHSIYGFNRTKMHCAKEYCHYITPNKFLVEMDIATIDVGANMAIVLATTVLMHVLTCTALWYRLNKR; this comes from the exons aAACTAAAAACATTCTAAAGGGCGTGAGTGGTTGCTTCAAACCCGGACAACTGACAGCCATCATGGGTCCCTCCGGTGCAGGAAAAACAACCCTATTGAACATTCTTGCTGGTTATTC GACGAAAGGAGCAAAAGGCGAAATTACAGTAAACGGTGTATCAACATGCGCATCGCAGTCTAACGGCCGCGGAGGTGCCAGGTTCATTCGCCAGGACGATGATCTCCGCATGCATCTGACTGTCTATGAATCAATGTCTCTCGCCGCAGCTCTTAAACTGGCCGATTTCAAGCCACAGGAGCGCAAAGAGAAA gTATTTGAAGTGTTGGCACTGTTGGGTCTGAGTGGTACATCTCGAACACTTTGCCGAGACTTATCAGGAGGTCAAAAACGAAGACTAGCTGTTGCCCTTGAATTATTGTCCGACCCATCGCTACTGTTTCTTGATGAACCAACCAC CGGATTAGATTCCTCATCGTCAACTTCTCTCATCGCTCTCCTTAACGGCCTGGCGCGCGGCGGTCGGACTCTCATAACTACAATACACCAACCATCCGCCCTCGTGTTTGACAAGATAGACTCTATATACTGCTTAACATCTGGAAATACTTTATATTCTGGACCGCGAAAGCATCTTCTGTCGTCTCTAGACCACGCTGGCCTGCAATGTCCACCGTACCATAACCCAGCTGATTTCT taATGGAAGTGGCTTCAGGAGAATACGAGATTGATTTGAACAAAGCTGCCAAATCCATGCTTGAATACAAACCCGAATCTACCTCCAGTGAATGGGACGACAATGTCCCTGTCATATCTACGTTCTCGAATACCCTCA GTATGGATACAGAAATGAAAGACAAGCAACTAAGGAGCAACTCAAAATATCATAAGAACTACTCATACAAACAATCGGGCTACTTGAAACAAACGTGGATACTGCTGTATAGGAACTATTTAATAACAACGAGAAAttat TCATTATTCCTGTATCGAGTGGCGGCACATGTGGTGATTGCGTTGATCTTTGGATATTTATACTCGGGAGTGGGTAGCGAGGCCAGCAGTGTCCTTGGAAACTATGTGTACTTATACGGCTCTATGTTGCTCGTGGTATACACCGGAAAGATGTCTGTTACGCTATCAT ttccCCTGGAGATGGATATACTAAAAGGCGAATATTTTAATCGTTGGTATAGTTTGGGGCCTTACATATTTTCAGTATTAGCAGTTGAATTACCGTTTCAG ATGATATCATGTGTGTCATACGTAATATTATCATACTGGTTGACTGACAACCCGCTTGAACCAACGCGGGCCACGTTATTCCTCGCTACTATAGTCGCTACTTCGCTCTGCGCACAAGCATGGGGGTACTTTATAGGGTCTACGACACCCACAAag attGCAGTTTTCGTGGGGCCAGTGCTTGCCTGCCTGTTTTCTGTATTTGGTTTTTGTTTATCGCTAAGAGACACGCCTTACAGTTTCCGCTGGCTCCATCACATCTCTTACTTTAGAGCTGGATTTCATATCGCAGTGCATTCAATATACGGTTTTAATAGAACAAAAATGCACTGCGCTAaag aaTATTGCCACTACATAACACCAAACAAATTCCTCGTAGAAATGGACATAGCCACAATAGACGTCGGTGCTAATATGGCCATTGTACTCGCTACCACCGTGTTGATGCATGTACTGACGTGCACTGCTCTCTGGTATCGACTCAACAAGAGGTGA